The sequence below is a genomic window from Sulfuracidifex metallicus DSM 6482 = JCM 9184.
ACGCAATGTTTTACGAATTCCTCACGTCAAAGTCTAAGGTAAAAGAAGCTGGAGAATTCTCCGATTACTTAGACAGAGCAATAAGGGAAGGTGAGGTTTATTATTACTACGACGTGAAAAGGACGGGGGAAATACTATCTAAGGTGCTCCTTGGAAAGTACTGCGGTCTATGTTACGGGGAGGTCTGCGGTAAGGTTTGCGATGTCTGGACGCAAAAAATAGGAGCTATAAAGTCGATTACTTTAGGCAAAAAGGATCTATTAAGGGGACTGGCTAACATTGTAATAAAGGAGAAATTACAAGAGATAAGGGAAATGCTTCAAGAAAGCGCAGACTCAGATAGGAACGAGATAGAGAAAATGGGGAGGGAGTTCTCGCTCTCCGTTGCCGAGAGTTTCAACAAAACTAATGGGGCTTTAACACTGACGTTAAGTTTTACTGCACACCTAGAAGATATGACGGTCTATCCAAAGGTGAAGGTCGCATATTATGATGCCCAGAACGAGGACATGAGGGCTTTGGCGAAGCTCAACTCCAAGGCTATTGGGTACAAGGCTGGCCTGATATTTTATAATAGTTTGCAGTAACTTTTCTCATTTTCTCACGCTATCTTTCTCTGTCTTTATTTGGGTTTTTTCCTATTTTTCACTGCTTGTCAAGGTATCTTACATTACCTCTAATTTTTATCATATCGTGGGTTAAGATGACGGAAGGCCACCGTGAGGGGTAGACAGTCCCTTATAGAGGTTCTTATAACCATCAAAAATAGTTGCAGACCTACCTATAAGAGCTGTGCAGTACCCTCGGGAATGGGAGACTTACGCTTGTGGAGAGTGGACCCCCTAACTCTTCCACACGGGGTATCAAAGAACGGTTCCGTTAGGTGGAACCTCTGCCGTTAGTGAAGGGTAATCGTGGTCGCTCAGAGAACCAGGAAATCCTCACCGAGAGGTGGGGATGCAGTCAGTAAGGGCTGGAGTAGTTCTATTAAATCCATAGAGACATAGAAACGTCAAAAATATATTATTATGAGGCAACTTAGATTACAAGTGTGAAAACTCAGGAACTGTGTGAGGTATTGGACGATTCAGGTTTCCTTTACGAATTCACTTTGTTTAAATAACCCACGATAAAGTACTTCAATCTTAGACGTGTGTGAGTAGAGTGTCATGACAATTAAACTGAATATATTATATCAGTTAGGACGAAATCAACACAGTCCACAATGGATCCCTGAATCGCCCGAGCTATTAAATAAATAATATTACTCTCCTTTTACTTTCAGCCATACTCTTTTTATTTCACTAACTTTATCGAAATCAGAGTCCTCGCTGAGAACAGTCAAGATTGAATTATTTAACATAACTGCAACGTGAAACGCATCAGACGGTTTCAGTCCATACTTTAGCATGACTTCCTTAGCTTTCTCGTATTCTTTAGCGGTTATTGATAAAAGGACAACGTAAGGAGAGACTAACTCATCGAGGAAATTAATTGTGTCAACGAAATTGACGCTATACTTTTTCCTAGATACGTAAATCACTTCATCCATGACCAATGGGTCAAGGAAAAGGGACTCTTGATCCAGAAGCTCCAAATAGTAGTCCCTGATCTCATCAACATTCAGGTTGAGGTAAACTAGAAAGTTGGCGTCAAGGAAGATCAACTTTCAAACTCCTCCTCAAGATCGGTTCCCTTAAGGTCACCGAGCTTAGCCTTAATGGAGACTTTCTTCTCATGCTCTTTGAATTTTTTTATTATTTCTTCCTTGTCTATCCTCTTTTCTGATTCTAGGATTATTCTGTTACCACTCACGGTTAAGATCAAGGTATCTCCCTCTTTTATTCCTACTAGTTCCCTCACGTTCTTAGGTATTATTATGTAGCCCTTCTTCCCTACCTCTACCCTTAATGTCAAACTAGCTTCGCTATAGTTTAACTAGTTGAGCCATGTATTAAGCTTTTGCGTGAAAGACTTGTGAACTGCCCCTCCTTACGGACGGGGCATCTCCACCTCGCGATGGAGATTTCCTGCTTCTTCCAGGAAACTTACTATACACACCCTCAGAGAAGGGTATGTATAGCAGAGGTCTCCTGTCCACAAGCTCTCGGTCCCGACCCCGCACGAAGAATATTTAGAGAAGCATTATAGTCACGGTCTACAGTCCAGCCACAGGAAGGACATACAAACACACGGTCAGCCAAAGTCAAGTCCTTCTTAACATGTCCGCACCTAGCACATGTCTTAGAAGTATTCCTCGGATCTACTTTCACTACTCTCCTACCAGCTCTTTTAGCCTTGTAGGAGAGGTAACTCATGAACTTGGAGAAGTTAGAATGAAGAATATGCTTTCTCAAAGTTTTACTTTCACTGTCCTCGACCATGTACTTCACATCAAGATCTCCCACGTAGATCTCATCATACTGTTCTATGAGCCACGAAGTTACCTTGTGAATATAATCACTCATCAAGTTCTTCATATGCTCGTGAAGCTTAGCTAGTTTTTCCCTGACCTTCTCGTAGTTTCCAGACCCCTTCTTCTTTGTAGATAAAGACTTTTGTAAGATCTTCGTCTTCTTCTCGACCTTATCAAAAACCTTGGGGTTCTCTATTACTACACCGTCAGAGGTAGTTACGAGTTTATCCACTCCTAGGCCTATTCTAAAATATTAGTCATGACCTTTGGCACTAAAACGCAATATCAAGGCTTCACTGATGGGTAATCTCTACCTCAACGTTAACGAAATTGAGGAGCGGAGTCCCAGCCATTTCCCCCTTCTCTGGACCAACTATGGAGTTAACTGGCTTACCTTCTAAATCCACCAGTTGGTTCTTAAACATGAAAATCACACCCTCGGGGACGTCGTCGCTTTTGACGAACCTTACCTTGATTTTCCCCCATTTACTCTTCACGTAACCTATGCCCTGATACTTGTTGTTAAAAGCTGTTGGTTCCATCTTCAAGATTTCCTTGAACTGTGAGTTAGTGAAGCTGGGATGAGAACCAAACACCAAGACTGTCCCTTTAGGTATTCTCTCCAAGGTAGGGATTGAAACCCTGGCTTCCCTCAAGGGAGGATCCTGAAGCCTAGCAATCCCTTTCTCCTTCAGTTGCTGGACGTTTACCCCTGTAGCCTTGGAGACTGCTACCCAAGGGTCTTCCCAAACTGACCAGTCAGTTATCTCCATCCTGCGGGCTATGTCCCTCATTAACGTTATCTCGTCTATCCCTTTGGGTGGCAAAATCGGTTTGTTGTAAACCAAAAGCCTGTGCCAGTAACTGTACACCACGTCTTCCTTCTCCAGATAAGTAGGGGCAGGAATTACCACGTTTGCTACCTTAGCGGTCTCACTCATGAAAGGGTCGTGAACTACCAGGAAAAGCCTGCCCTCATTTACCGCCTCAATTATCTTATCTGAACCGGGGAGGGAATGCACCGGATTTGAGTTCCAAACGAACATGAACTTGATCTTACCTTCTTCTACCTCCTTTGATACCTCTGCCATGGGGACGACCCTCGAGGGTTTGTTGAACTTCCCCCTAAGGTATGAGAAGTCTATCCCGTAAGACGAATTGGAATAGAAGAATCCCCCCTTCATGCCTATTACTGAAGGTATGGTAGAAATGAGGGATATTGCCTTGCCTCCTTGGAACGTTCTACCTAAGGCGAACCCTATCAATGTAAGTGGCTTCATGTCCAAGTAGAATTCTGCCATTTCCTCCACGTCCCTCCTCCGTAACCCTGTCTCGTCTTCAATGATCTCCCAACTCACGTCTATCCCTTGATTCAGGTAACCCCTATCCCGTAATACTTTCAACACCCCAACAGCTAGGAAGGCATCAGAGGACGGTCTTATGAGGAAGAGCTTGTCGCTTTCCTTCGCTGTTTGGCTCACTCTAACGTCTATGACGACCTTCCTCTTGTCCTTCATTAGCTTCCAGCCGTGAATGAAACTGGTCTTGGGGTCAGACCCCCATATTACGAAGGCGTTATACTTGGAGAAATTCTCGGGAGTTTCACCGAAAGACGAACCGTAAACCCTGGATATCGCCTCATGTCCTTCTGCGCTACATATGGAATAGTCAGTTGTAGCAGAGTGAAGTGCGTACCACAGCCTGGCTGGAAAGTACCACGTTAAAAGCCCCTGGTTCCCGTCATAATCAACGTGTAATACCTCGTGGGGGGAAACCCTTTTCAATTCCTTAACTACTTCATCTATGGCTATCTGAGTTTCCACCTCTTTACCGTCGACCAACGGTCTGTGAACTCTGTTAAGGGAGTTCCTCTTGATGTCCATGTTACCTCTGTAACACGTGAAACCGTTAATTGGGAACAAGGTTAAGGGTTTATGATTGTCGTCAAAGATACAAGTATCGTAACAGTCTCTCGTACACGCGATAACCAAACTTTATCAAGGCTATTGTCTTACACGAAAATTTGAATTCTACTATCTTGAAGGTCCAAGGTTTGAAGGTCGGGGTCTTGCAAAAAGTCGAGTATGCCTTATCAACGTCGAGAAGATGACTAATCGACCCTCATTAGGAGTTCATGTCCTAGCCTTCCAGAAGGAGACATTGTTAAACACGAGAGGAAGAAGGCAAAGAGAGCATTTTGTCATTTCAAAGACTATATAGTGAACTATCCTGCCCTTATGGGGCTTCCTCCCCCTTAACTTATGATATAATAAATTTGAGCTTTTACCAGCTTGTGAAGAAGCTTTATTCTATATATAAGGTATATTTCATGCTTATCATCTTAGTCTTGGGAATTATCATAAAAATGTAGCTTGTCTATATAACCACTTTTACATATGGCGATATAAAGCGACTTTACATAGAATGGAATAAGGTTAGTAACCTATACTATTATCCTCAACAAGAAAGTGACGAATCTGAGCTTGTTCGGAAGGAAAGATTCAATTATTTTCACATCATCAGGAGTGATTATCTTGATTGACTTGAAAGCGAGGAGAGTTAACACTACTAACAAAAGGTCAAGGTAAGGGGGATCTACGAAAATCTCATAGGCTCCTATCAATGGCATCATGGCCATGAGAGAGACCTTCTTCGCTGTAGGAGCAAAGGTAGACGTCTTCAACGCGTAAATCAACACGTAAGAAGAAGAGATGATTGATACTATAACCTGCGAGATGGCTCCTCCTATTATCCCCATTCTAGGAATGAGGAGAAAAGAAGTAGAAAGAACTAGTCCAGCGTTTATCAGGGAAAGAAGTAGGAATGGAGTTAGGCTCTTCTTGGAAGCTATTATCATGTTAGTGAGAGAGAATAGGATAAGGTAGAGTCGATGCAAGCAGGAGAAGGATTAATACCTTTATTCCGCTCTTATATTCAGGGAAGAACCTATCAATCGTGAAAATTGCTACCGGTATTGATACTATCACAGACAGAAAGGAGATCAATGCAAATACACGGAAAGAGATCGATGACATCTTCTTCTCGTCGCTTCCGAGAGCCTTGTAAAACGAAGCAGTAGGCAAGAGGACGTTTCCTAGAGTTCCTAGAAACATTACAGGTACGCTTGCTACCAGAGCGGAGAATTGATATAGACCTAAAGAGTATGAACCCAGAAGATATGCTGCAGATACTCTATCTCCTTGAGAGGATAGAAAGCTTGATGATGAAGATAAATAAATATTGGTATCTTATCATCTCTTTCAGATAATGCAAAAGGTAATAACTCTATTTTATTCTGAAGCTTATTTATACTAACATTAATTTTACCCAACTCATAAGATTCCGGAAAATGTTCTAACGATATAACCCTTTCTGCACCATTTATTGCAAAGTAAATAGATGAATCTGCGTTAGAAGCTCCTACATCAATTATAGTACCTTTGAACGAATCACCATAAGCCCTTTCCTCAAATATTTCGTATAAGTGAAGTATATCAGCTCCTTTTAAAGTTCTAAGGTAAATGCAGATATCTTTGCATAATAATATTTGATCTGACGAATATTTCTTTATTTCCCATCTTTACTGAAAAGATTAAGTAAAAAAACAAGAGAATGAATATCTCTAATCTTAATAGAGTAGTTATTCCTAAATGTTACATCGAAGTCTATTTCTCCTTCTTTATTCAAATATTTTTTAATAATTTTAAAATAGTTCTTTATATATCTAAGTAATAGAATATTTAAATTTATGTTTTCTTTTATTAAACCTAAGTTCAATCTAAGTAGGCTAAGTTGTTTTAGCTTTAAAAAGTTTACTCTGACTTCCTCCCCGCCCTAAAGGGCGAGGGTTCCCCTCATCGATTCGCTCTTACATCTCTCATTTGAGGGGCAGTCGAGAGGCTCAGAGAACCCCTCCCATTTAAATTCATGATTGCAATTACATCACGGTCGTTCTCATAACCACATGAGCACTTAAACCAACGATATCCTTTCTCCTCCATCCTTCTACCACACTTAGGGCATGAGACTGATGAATAACTGGGATTAACAAACTCAACAATCATTCCGTGTTTGTTAGCCTGCCAAGAAATCCAATACTGCAAACGACGATATTGCATCAGATACAGTTTATCGTGAAACTCCTTAGGTAGTTTGTTAACATTCTTGAGGAGGTTCCTGAGGTTCTCCAACTTAATGATGTTGGAACCAAAACCTCTAGCAATCTCGACAACCCACTTCCCCACTTTTCTAGCGAAATCCTCCATAATACGCTTAGCCTTTAGGTGGAAGGAACGAACCCTGTGAAGGATCCTCTTATTTTCCCTCCTCCACCTTCTAGGGTACTTCTTTTGTAGGCTTTCAGCTAATGACTTCCAGTGGTGAACCTCTTCGAGACGAGTTGGGATCCTAACGTAGTTTCTGTCGTCCTTCCCTACGACTACTTCAGCCATGTTAATGTCTACGGCAATACTTTCCTTTGGCTCAACCTTCTCTCCTTCTTTCTCAAAAACAATTTTGAGGAAAGCCTTCCCATCCTTAACCACTAACCTAGCCTCCTTAATCCTCCAACTCAAGTAGTCCTTGAGGTTTCTAGGGAAACCCAAGATTGGTAGTTCACCTACACCAGCAATCCTAACAGTCATCCTCTCGAAGTTCACGCTATAGCTCGCTTTAGGAGTTAGCCAAACAGTTGGCTTATACACTCTTGGAAAACGCCCCCTCCTCGGGTTGTTGTACCAACCCTTGTATGTCGCGAGAGCTTCCCTATAGCAGTCCTCAGCAACTTTAGACGGTAGATTGTACTCTTCTCTTAACCTCGTGTATAACTCCTCGTGGACTTTTGAAAGCACTCCCTTCTCTTCCGGGTTTTTCACATTTTCCTTTAACCAAAACAACGAAAAACGGAGTGCTTTAACGTAGTTATTCACAAGGGCTAGGAGGGAGTCTGAGACTGCGATCTTCATCGAAACAGTTGCTCTGATCGCTTTACTACCCCTCCTAGCCATTAATGGAATTTAAGAAAAAGAAATATTTAAATATAAGTGGGCTATCCATCCCCGCCCTAAAGGGCGAGGCTTTCCGCCCCCTTAGCCCCCTTAACCCCCTTCTCTGTAAAGCTATAAGATTATATAATAAATGTCGAATAAATGTGACTATAATTAGTATATAGGATTTTAAATTATAATAATATATTTATTTTTTCTGTAATAAAGAAATTAGTTTATTATAGGAGGATAGGAAAGTAGTTAATAAGCACTTTAGTATCTCTTTCATAATATTGAATATTAAAATAGACACTACTGAAGAAAATATTTACCTGACAACTTAATTGGTAATTAATGTTTTCAGTTCAGATTCCATCATTTCACGGCAAGTACTTAAGAGATGTCTTTGAATCTATAAGAGAGCAGACTTTTCAAGATTATGAAGTAGTCATAGTTAATTCAGGAGGGAATAGCATCACTGACCTCATCCGCGAATACGGTTTTAAAGAAGTCAAGAAAAACGTTAAGCTTTTAGAAGCCCGTTACTTAGCAAATGAAGTAAGTAAAGGAGATTACGCTTTTCTTTTGGACGAAACTAGGCCTTTGAGGAGGGATGCTTTAAGTTTCATTTCTAAAAACCTTCATGATATGGTAATCATCGGTGAGAAGGAAGTTGGAGAATCTTTCTGGATTAAAGCTGCTCAGTTAGATAAGGAAATAGACTTAAGCTTGTAATAATATTTTATCCTTCTTAATTCTCTCTGCTGTCGAAGAGATAAGTAAATATTTTATGGAGATCTTGTTAAGCAAGTGTGGCAATCCTATACTAAAGAGAAGCGTTAGGAGTAGAATTTATAATGAACATGGAGTTAAATATGAATTTTTTCTATCTATTTATTATACAATGCAAAAGTATGATGTCGAGAGGATACGTGACTGTGTTAGGCGTTTGCCTTACAAATGGATAAATATAAGGAATAGGTATCTAGTTAACGTTTCCGATATCAATGTAAAGCTCGAGGATCTATATGAGATTGAAAATTATTACCTTCAGCGTGATGAAATGGAGAGGGCAATTTTGGAACTTGATAAGGATGAGAGCTGCAATATAATAAATACATTAGTTGAAATTGTTGTAGGGGAGTAGCTTGATGAATTTAATATTTTTGTATATAATTTATATTAAAACGTATGCATTAAGCGTGACAGAACTACCTTTACAACTTCTCTACAAACCAAGACTACCGAGTAGCTCACCATATCTACTTAATGTAGCACTTTGAAATTCCTTTCTGCTTTCCTTGACCCAAACCATCTCATATCCTCCATCAGGTAGACTGACAGTGTTTTTAAATTCAGGCCTTTTAAAAAGACACATGATGAACATAGCTGTCAGGCTACTTTGGAACAGCGGAGTCCCAAGGATGGCAGTCGAGGAGGCAAGGCACACGGGGTGGAAGCTCGTGGTCTACAGGGACGCAGGGGGAAACTACGACTTGAGTGGAGTGGACTACACGATCCTTAGGAGGAAAGGTGAGAAAGGAGGTCTACTCTCTCACATCTCCTCCTTCATCACATCCCTTTACGCTGGCCACCGCGGTAAGGAAGCGACGGTGGACCTCGACCTCATCCTGAAAGCTAGGTCCTTGAGGGGGTACGCCCTTTTTCACGACCAGTTCGCGGGGATCACGGGCTACTTGAGGAAGAGGAAGACAGGGGAGGAATACGCCCTTTACCTCCACGAGACCACCCTCACTGTGCCTGGTGTTAAGTACCTTCTCCCGCGGGAGATGGAGAGGAGAGTCATCAGAGAGGCAAAGAAGGTGGTCACTAACTCCATGTGGAACAGGGACGTGCTGAGAGAGAAGGGTTTCGACGCTGACGTGGTCTACCCTGGGTGTTACCCAGCAGAGAAGATAAGCGACTCGCGCGAGAGGTTAGTGCTTAGCGTCTCCATGTGGGACGCTGGGAGGAAACCCCACCTATACGGTGAGATTTCTCGACGCGTGAAGGCAAAGTTCGTCATGGCTGGTTCCTGGGCTAGGGAAGACACTCGAAGACAGTTCGAGAGGGAGTACGGAGACACAGTGACAGTCACGGGGAAGGTAAGCGACCAGGAGTTGATGTCTCTCTACTCCCGGGCTTCCGTCCTGGTTAGGTTCGGCTTCAACGAACGCGGTCCAGGGATGGGAGTTCTAGAGGCAATGGGCTACGGCGTCCCTGTCGTAGTGAACGAAGGTTTAGGTAGCAAGGAACTCGTTAAACAGGGAGAGAACGGCTTCGTGGTGAAGGACGTGGAGGAAGCCTCTTCCAGGATAAACGAGATCTTGGAGGACCCTCTTCCCATGGGGAGGAACGCTTGGGAGACTGCGAAGTCGCTCTCCTGGGAGAACCACGCCAAGCGCCTCAAGGAAATATTGTCTTAACCTGAGGATGACAAATTATGAAAAGTGACAGAGAGATATGGAACGTATATACACATACATATAATCACACATAGAGAGAGAAAAAAGAGATATTCTATCTTTTTTTAAAAAATAATGAATGGAGACAGTTTCCTTTCTTCTTAACGTGCGGAGACATCTCATGCTAAATTAGAAGCTAATGTCCCTCTTGAGATGAGAGAAACAGAGTATCTCACAGGGTATAACCAGAGGCTAGGTTACCATGACATTTCACCTTCATGAACGTGGCACTCAAGCATCTTATGGTTAGCTGTTCAGCCGTGAGCCCATAAGTTATCCTCTAAGATCTTCACGCTCAAGCCTCTATCCCTTTCTTAAAGTTCCTCACTACGAGGAAAAGGTCTAGGCGTAAAGATACCTTTTCCTGCCGTCATTCTTTACTTCTTTGAATTTCAAAAGACAAGGTTAGCACGTAATATGTGTTTCTCTAGCTATATTGTTTAAGTCTACGGTATACATCTGTAAAATTTCCCAATCTTAAGTCTAAGTAAGTTACATTCAATTCAAAAGAATCGTCTCAAAAACTTTTTAAACTAACATATATATAATTTTAGAAGTAATCTAAAAAATAAAAACAAATCAAAGAAAAGATCATGTCTACAGCAAAAGAGATAATCAAAAAGTATTAATAATATTTTCAATTAAATATTTAATTAAACAGTTAATTGTATATTTAATTAGTATCTTTAGATCAATAAGAAATTCATTTAAATTAGAAGTAGGCAAGAAGATACTCAATAAGATAGAACTATACTCGATATCAGTCAAAAATTATGTGTGGTAGAAAATCTCTGTCATTGATGGACTGTATTTATAAATATCCTAGTAGTATTTTGTTAAGTTTCTCTTGGGATTTCTTAGTCACACTATCCTTCAGTCTTTACATCTTGAGGGATTTGGCAGAGGCAATACATTTGTTTATAAGGCCTACTTTATTTCTCTTTCTAGGATTAATTTCTTTTTTCCTCTTATTTTACAGATATATTCTAACAAAAACTTGAACTTGTTCAGGCTCTTGCGTTCTATTGCACTTTAGTGAAAAGGACTGCAAAGCTTAGTTTATTGAGCTCTTTTGACTCCCTTGACGCACATATATGCTCCTTCCTCGTCTTCCCTGGGAAACTCAGGAGTCTCCTGGTCAGCTGGACCATAACGCAAGACTGATACGATCTTCTCGATTTTAAAGAACTTACTTACCAAGGTAACGAAGTCCTTCCCAGATATGAAATGGGCATGAGAATAATACTTATGACCTCTCCTTCCCAACTGAGAATAGAACTCTCCCCAAGGCGAGTCAGCCTTCACTACACAACCTACAAAGTAACCTCTTGTAACCCTTTCAACCTCTCTCATGAATTCCTCCAAGTTATCCAGGAAACACAACGTTACTGAGGTAAACACGCATGGGAAAGCCCCTTCTCTGAAGGGAAGAAAGTGGGCTTCAGCTTGCACCCTATCCCCTTTCATTGAACGGAGTACAAGCTCCGAGATGTCCACGGACACTACTCGTCCATTAATGCTCTCGTGGAATATTGAGGGACCTGATCCAACGTCCAGACAGTTCTCCAACTTCAGCATTTCAATTACCTTCCTTTCGTTCTCGTAAGTTACCTTGTGGACTCTATACCAGTTAAGATAGCCATCTGGATCGTCGAACAAGTTCATATTTCTGTATGCGGTCAAAAGTTTTTAACCATTCCATGATTTTTGTGAACCTGCCATGCCCTAGACAAACTTCTTAGTTCGAAGCCTCACCTTATCAAAAGAGGGCGGAGATCAACGCTAGTCCCAAACCAGAGCACTTCCTGCATTAGTTGAATAAACGTAGCTCCAGATGAGGAAGAGAGGGGTACTTCATGAACGATCATTTTAACTAGGACGTATAGGCTACGCTCATCACGTCATGATTACCATTATGATCTTGAAACTGTATTTAAACCCTAATCCTAATATAAGGGAATCCTAATATAAGGGATTGTATACAACCCTCAGCGGTATTATTTCTTCCACACTTTTAACTCATGATAGTATAAAATTCCGTATAAAATTCTACATTTTCCTCCCAAAGAGAAGATCATATACTGTCGCAACCTACACATGACGCAAAAAATAATTTGTATGCGCCTTAAAAGACAAATATAAATAAAACATTAATTAGCTGCATGTATACTATGTGATTTATTTTTTAACTTGATGGGAGTCAAGGGGTCGGAAGATCTCCATCATAGGGTAGAGATGAATAGCCCCTTATAGAAACGTTATCTATAATTATGAAAATCAATAATCTCTTAGACCTCGGTTGAAAGAGCTGGGTCTTACGGTTGATACTGGAGAACTAAAGTATGTGGAGAGGAACCCTCCGTACCTCTCTTCCACACGGACATCACAAATCGTTTCCGTTAGGTGGAACCTCCGCTGTGAGTGAAGAGGGATCTAGGTTGCTCTCAGAAACGGGAAATCTCCATCGCGAGGTAGTGGTGCCCCGTCCGTAAGAGCGTGGTAGTTCAACAAAATAGTTATAGTCTCCATTAATTTACTTTTACTAACTTCCTCCGCTCTTCGATGGCGAGGGTTTTCCTCATCGATTCAGTCTTATACATCTCATCTGATGACAGCGGAGAGACTCATATACACAGTCCATTAAGGCTCAAGGTTGCAACGGCATCAAGGTCGTTCTGATAACCACTAGTATACGAAAAATATCAATGCCCTGCTTCCCTCATCTTTTGACCGCACTTAGAGCATGATATGATACTTAAATTCAAGGAAGAAGGGAATGAGGTATACATGTCATCATACTTAAATGATATTATATAAAGGACTTATGGTATAAAATATTTAAACGTAAAGTCTGTTTTTTTTTAAAAAAATAAATAAAAATGAGCTAAGAGTAAGTGTAAATGAGCTAAACATGATATTAGATCAGTTCGGAAGAATAAAGGAAACTAAAGGAATAAATGAAAACACAATAGAGTACCTAATTCTAGCTAACCAGCTCACTGGACCGATATTGAAATGCGGTAATTTCATTTGCTAGTGGGATAAAAATGAATAAGGAAGATATTATAAATTTTTTTAATAAAAGAATTACAATAGTGATTCTACCTACAGAACAATGTAACTTTAGATGTATATATTGTTATGAAAAATTTGAGAATAATAAAATGAATAGAAAAGTAATTGATGCTCTTAAAAATTTTCTAGAGAAGAGAATGATAGATCTAGATAGTTTAAGAGTAATATGGTTCGGAGGAGAGCCACTATTGGCTTACGATACTGTACTTGAGATCATGGAATATATTAATTCAAAAACTATAGAAGGAGTTCCCAAAATAGAAGGATTTATGGTAACCAATGGATATCTACTAAATCTAGATAAGGCCAAAAAGCTTACAGAACTTCATGTAAACGAATTTCAGATTACCTTGGATGGCGATGAGGACATTCATAATAGAAGAAGAATCAATATAGGTAAAAGATGCACATTCAACGTGATATGGAACAACATTAAATCTATTCTCAACTCCAATATTCCTTTAAAGATATATCTACGGATCCATCTATCCTCTGACAACATTGAATCTGTAAAATCTCTATTAAACAGAATAAAAAGAGAAATAGAATTACCTAGTAATCTAATAATCTCTTTCGCTAGATTAGGGAAATATGGTAGTGATTACGATAAATATTTGAATACAATGAATAATAACTCTATCTTAAAAGAATTAGTAAATTATGCCAATAGCCTTGGCTTAAAGATAGGATATCCAGATCTCAAAACTTCTTTATGTTATGCGTCCTTACCAACGTCCTTTGTTATA
It includes:
- a CDS encoding RNA-guided endonuclease TnpB family protein — protein: MARRGSKAIRATVSMKIAVSDSLLALVNNYVKALRFSLFWLKENVKNPEEKGVLSKVHEELYTRLREEYNLPSKVAEDCYREALATYKGWYNNPRRGRFPRVYKPTVWLTPKASYSVNFERMTVRIAGVGELPILGFPRNLKDYLSWRIKEARLVVKDGKAFLKIVFEKEGEKVEPKESIAVDINMAEVVVGKDDRNYVRIPTRLEEVHHWKSLAESLQKKYPRRWRRENKRILHRVRSFHLKAKRIMEDFARKVGKWVVEIARGFGSNIIKLENLRNLLKNVNKLPKEFHDKLYLMQYRRLQYWISWQANKHGMIVEFVNPSYSSVSCPKCGRRMEEKGYRWFKCSCGYENDRDVIAIMNLNGRGSLSLSTAPQMRDVRANR
- a CDS encoding class I SAM-dependent methyltransferase; the encoded protein is MTAYRNMNLFDDPDGYLNWYRVHKVTYENERKVIEMLKLENCLDVGSGPSIFHESINGRVVSVDISELVLRSMKGDRVQAEAHFLPFREGAFPCVFTSVTLCFLDNLEEFMREVERVTRGYFVGCVVKADSPWGEFYSQLGRRGHKYYSHAHFISGKDFVTLVSKFFKIEKIVSVLRYGPADQETPEFPREDEEGAYMCVKGVKRAQ
- a CDS encoding AbrB/MazE/SpoVT family DNA-binding domain-containing protein; this translates as MTLRVEVGKKGYIIIPKNVRELVGIKEGDTLILTVSGNRIILESEKRIDKEEIIKKFKEHEKKVSIKAKLGDLKGTDLEEEFES
- a CDS encoding glycosyltransferase family 4 protein; this translates as MMNIAVRLLWNSGVPRMAVEEARHTGWKLVVYRDAGGNYDLSGVDYTILRRKGEKGGLLSHISSFITSLYAGHRGKEATVDLDLILKARSLRGYALFHDQFAGITGYLRKRKTGEEYALYLHETTLTVPGVKYLLPREMERRVIREAKKVVTNSMWNRDVLREKGFDADVVYPGCYPAEKISDSRERLVLSVSMWDAGRKPHLYGEISRRVKAKFVMAGSWAREDTRRQFEREYGDTVTVTGKVSDQELMSLYSRASVLVRFGFNERGPGMGVLEAMGYGVPVVVNEGLGSKELVKQGENGFVVKDVEEASSRINEILEDPLPMGRNAWETAKSLSWENHAKRLKEILS
- a CDS encoding molybdopterin-dependent oxidoreductase; translation: MVIACTRDCYDTCIFDDNHKPLTLFPINGFTCYRGNMDIKRNSLNRVHRPLVDGKEVETQIAIDEVVKELKRVSPHEVLHVDYDGNQGLLTWYFPARLWYALHSATTDYSICSAEGHEAISRVYGSSFGETPENFSKYNAFVIWGSDPKTSFIHGWKLMKDKRKVVIDVRVSQTAKESDKLFLIRPSSDAFLAVGVLKVLRDRGYLNQGIDVSWEIIEDETGLRRRDVEEMAEFYLDMKPLTLIGFALGRTFQGGKAISLISTIPSVIGMKGGFFYSNSSYGIDFSYLRGKFNKPSRVVPMAEVSKEVEEGKIKFMFVWNSNPVHSLPGSDKIIEAVNEGRLFLVVHDPFMSETAKVANVVIPAPTYLEKEDVVYSYWHRLLVYNKPILPPKGIDEITLMRDIARRMEITDWSVWEDPWVAVSKATGVNVQQLKEKGIARLQDPPLREARVSIPTLERIPKGTVLVFGSHPSFTNSQFKEILKMEPTAFNNKYQGIGYVKSKWGKIKVRFVKSDDVPEGVIFMFKNQLVDLEGKPVNSIVGPEKGEMAGTPLLNFVNVEVEITHQ
- a CDS encoding type II toxin-antitoxin system VapC family toxin; translated protein: MIFLDANFLVYLNLNVDEIRDYYLELLDQESLFLDPLVMDEVIYVSRKKYSVNFVDTINFLDELVSPYVVLLSITAKEYEKAKEVMLKYGLKPSDAFHVAVMLNNSILTVLSEDSDFDKVSEIKRVWLKVKGE